In Biomphalaria glabrata chromosome 8, xgBioGlab47.1, whole genome shotgun sequence, the genomic window TATGAAGTTCAAGGTTCTCCTAGCATATAGCCACCACTGATTTACTTGTACCAAGATATGCCAGGTACTTGTAAAAGATGTGAACCAAACATAGGAACATTTGTttccaaaaaataattttacagttCTGACataacatttgattttttttttcttactgagCAGGAATGAACATTTCTTGAAAGTGTTTACTAGGGGGTAAATAATATTCATGTTTAAAGCAGCTACTTGGTACAAAAAGAAAGGCTAAGGGCTGAGTTGCCTAACTTAAATTGAATGTCCAGGAATTCCCCTTTTACTACTGATGGTGAGTGAGGGACCATGACCGCAGCTTGTTGCCAGTGTTGAGGGTAGCTGAGTGTACTGATGCTGACAGTAGGTGACATGTGCAGGTCAAACCAATAGATCAATGCAGTGATATTGCCAGACTCTATAACAGGTATCTGtatttcagaaacaaaaaattacattttaaatatttttttttgaaataaaattaagaaaACTAAGTTACTAAGTAGGCCTTGTCAGGTCCATAAGGGAGTTGTAGTTACTAAGTAGGCCTTGACAGATCCATTAGAGAGTTGTAGTTACTAAGTAGGCCTTGACAGATCCATTAGAGAGTTGTTAATATTTTAGAGAATAATAAAGTAGACAACAGAAAAGGGAAGTCAAAGAGTTTtgactaaaagaataaaaaacaaatactttttttttttatctccaaaAGTTCAAATCACGAGTTAGTTAAACTTTAAGCTCAGGAGTTAAATTTACTGATGTTCATTAATGTAATTTATAACTGAATTAATGAAATGTAGAAACTAATATCAAATGCTTGAATaacatttctaataaaaaattaataaatacttttttaactCATTGGCCGTggtgtttttttgtaaaaaaaaaaatgctactttttttgGACTACTGTAGCCATGggggacgttttttttttacagatcaacaatcgtataaaaaaaattcaaataaatgtctaaatttaGGCCAAAAGCTTGTTATTGCTATGTAAATATAGGGTGAAGAACTTTTTTATAGAGAGAAAATAGTTCAAGtatttttagttaaaaatttaGATTAAAATGCTACTTTaactttgttatttattttggctatttcaatatttaaagtaatttagaataaatattaaaacttgCCTGTAATCTCTGTATTTGATTCATTTCATTAGTTTCATCTTCCCCTTTGTCTTGATCATCCTTCAACAATAAAGTTTCATCGACATCATAATTGGGCTTGTGATTTGGGGATGATTCTGAGTGACAAACATTATTTTGTGAAACAATGGGTGCTGGCAATGGAATTGATGATGAAAGTTTGTTTAGAGTGGTATCTATTTCATTGGACATTTTTAAAGAGTCAACTTCTATAGTAGCACCATCAACAGAATGATTGAAGTGAGAGAATCTGAAGGCatcatttttgttgttatttggtCCTGGGATGAATGTGTTCTCTGCTGCCATTGTAGTTTGGTCCTTTTCTAAACTCTTGGATTGACATGGTGATACTTGGTCAGGTGTACATGAGGTAAGCACTGAACACTGTGGGCACTGACTGGTGTTGCTAGGCAGACTGGTTTCAATGATGTGATTGTGAGAACAAAGATAATTATTTGATCCAGTGGCACTTTGAGATTCTAAATTCTGTAGAACAGAACTGGGTTCAGCTCTCTCTTTACATTGTGAACTCTTTACATTGACGATGTTGCAGCTGACATTGTTGTTAACTTGACTTAAATTGGCATCACCAGAGTTACTAACAGCAATATTGACATTTACAGAGGCTGTCGTTTGCTGACTAGTCGAACTGAACACTGGGCATGATTTGGACTGAAGAGTATCATTCTGTACATGGAATATTTTATTCAAGCTTACAGAGAATATCTTGAAAGGCTCTGTCAATTTTGAATGTGACAATGTACTCAGCAGAATGCCTTGGTAATTCCTAGTCTGCAATACAATTTATATTTGTCTTACACAATAAAACAGAGCATCAATATGGATGATCTTATAATCTTAGCTTATACCACAATCTTTTGAGTATTATTTAATACAACTTATGCTTAACTTGCATTGGtcctaacaaaaaaatttcTCAGGTACGCCAAATAAATAAGCTAGTTCATTGCAGCTAAATGACATCCTGAATATTCCAAGGTAGCTAACATTACACTTGATGTAAATGTTCCTTTTAGACTATTTAGAAGTAGTTATACTATGACAAATGATAAGTTAAATATAACTTGAATTGCTGGGCTCTTTCACATTCTAGGAGACTATGAGGGATCATCTTATACTTGTATATGTCATTTTGTCCTACTTTTTAATTCAGGTTAtagtaaataataaaacttaCATTATGCATACACAGCAATTACATAGCAACTATACTTACTGAGAACTTATTAAAGAAACTTCCTATATTATAGCCCAATGTGTTTTCATCTGACAAGATGCGACTTAAACAGATCAAATCTTGTGATTCAATTAATACGCCATAGATATCCACTTGGTATGGGATGACTTGCTGTATGGTATAATCTGATAAACAATATCTGTGGAATAAAAGATATTCACATTTTTCGATCACAATATTTTCACCAATTACAAATCTCTCAAATGATAGAAGTAATCAAGTACAGACTTAAGGGATGTCACGTAGACCTAAAAGGCAGAGGTCTAGCTAGTACCAAGCAAGTCTGTAGGGTCAGTCTTGTCGTAATCAGGGACAATAAAAgactaaaaaatttttttttaatttgacacaaaagaaaaattaattgaaaaggAAAGAATGAATGTCAGATGCTGAAAATTTTTACAAGACAACTGATTTCAGGGGCTCATACATAGTACTGTATCAGTAATGTAAGCATATTGGATTTCTATCCATGATGACAAAGACTGGACATTCTTTTCCATAGATTTAAGTCTTGCAGAATCTGGTTACCCACTGTGTTTCAGAATGGAGAGCCACCCCACATCTATTCTCACTTTATTTCAATGCTGTTTGactgattaattaattagatgACTGAATTAGTGTAACATGATTCTGTTGTATTCATGGAAACTTTAACACTACTGGAGATTCATCTGCAACTCAATTGTTCATTTTAGCTACTGTTGTTTTTAAATGGGACTTGTGTGTATAAATATTGTGCTGAAACTTGACATTTTGTACCCTTAGACAATGAACATCTGCCTATAAGTTCAGAACCAACATTTGAAATAGTGATGTGATTTAGTAACTAAGAAAAAAGAAGTAGCACAAGATGAACAAATATTCATAAATGTAACTAAAGAGACAGAATATTATCATCATAAGAGCACACACATTTTATGGGTAATATTTATTAAGCCCATCAATATTTCAATAAGGAAGAATGacctaaaaatgtaaacaattgaaaaaaaaattacaatacacACAATTCTATTTGAAATGTGCTTTAATAAAAGAGAATTTATTAAGAATTTATTGAAAAgtatgaattttaaaatgtttatttgttcttgtattatttttttaaaatttcaacttactTGAGTACATTCAGTTGGTCCCACAGGTTCTCAACTATTCTGCCTTGTACATCCACAACATCGCACAGGACATGCACTTTTTTCCTCTCCGACACCTGACAGTCTTTCCAATTTTCTGTCTCTGAAGGCTGAGTTGCATCTCCTGGGTCACTCAATTCTAAGAGATTAATAAATCCATCGATGTCATCTACAAGTGACAGTCTTCTCATATCGATGTTATTACATCTGCATAACGCTCTGAGCAAAACTTGATGGCACAGACTGTGTGCAATAGCTAAGCTGTGTCGGTAACCAGACTGCAAGgcctgataaaaaaaatgaaagattgTATTCTATTTATGTGAGCACATTAAGGCATATATCGATACATACTTATCACTTTTTGAATACAAtctattgataaataatgaatcTTCTGGTCTTCTGATagtagccacaggaaatactgcatttctcattaatcttcgggctcaaagacaagccttattattattatatatataatatatatatatatatatatatatatatatatatatatatatataatacatatgtATACGAACAATCAGAAGAATAAAAGTAGTCACTGCTCCTATTATAAGCATTATACAGAAATATAATGAATCTGAAATTCCAACAGTTCAGATAGTTTTCTATTGAGATATGGCACACAGGCAAATAGAACAAAATAGATTGCAGTTTTCCAGCTAAATATGGGAAAAGGTGGCTAAATGGTAAAAGGTTTAGCTTCTCAACTGAGAATAgttgagaaaagtaaaggcagttggtcattgtgttggccaaatgacacccttgttaaccctgggccaaaaaaaaaaaaaagatgatattCACACCATTTTCCCTATTGATaaataggtctgaaagggttacttaacttttttttcccagcaaaataatactttttatcaaaatttttatttacatttaggcCAGGATGAGAAAATGTTTAGATTTGCAAAGACTATTGtagatatttaaattgaaaataaggCCATACTTCAAGAAGTATCCAGATAAATTAATAaacttatatctaaaattatattcaacttaaaagaaaaaaattagttattaCCACTAGACAAAGGGGAGAGAATCCTATATTTAAGTGGACAAAGTCTACATCTTCCCCCTTGTTGCTAGACTTGATTTGATGAATGATAGCAGCATAGAAATCTTTGTTGTTCAGGCTTATTATCTCCCCTGAGCTCAAACAGAAAACTTGATGTTTAAACCAATCCGAAACACTGGACAGAAACTGAAATTAGaagaaatatttgaatattataaCATCCACAAACACAAATTGGGAAGAAACAAATTCTACAACACAATATGTCCATGAATTAGAGCCACTTTTTCTGGgatttcaattaataatttaaaagacACTTAGAGCACTTGTTCAGTTAAATGGTTTTAAATGGATGAGGAATTAGCAGTACTGATACCTttctacaataaacaaaatatgttaaaatactaaagaaaaacaatgcaTAGCCATAATGAgaaaatgcacacacacaaatgacaagctgaaaaaaatttaTCAAAAACTCAAACTAATTTGAAAgtttaactattaaaaaaaaaacacattaccTTTGGGACTGGCTGTGTGATATTGTAGCACTGGATCATTTTTTCCCCATGCTTTGACAAGCTAGTTACATCCATACATAGCTTTCCACCTTTAACACACTGTATAACATGCACTATGTCATCTATTTTCAGATTTAAAGACACTTTTTTAccttatgaaaaataaaatcaatatttacACAACCTTTATTTTTTCAGCAGcatcatattgttataaaattaaaaagtaaaaatatgcgaattagatatattattatatatctcaaaacttatatattattatatatctcaAAACTTAATAGTAGAGATTTTGAAActagttttataatattatttttttttctttttaagaatcAGCCtaacatgtaaacaaataatttatttctaagAAGACATTGACTTATATTGTAatagattattattaatagattattaaagaacccaaacaaaacatttcaataaaatgtataggtactggggaaaaaacaacattgaaaaTCAGCTTACCTCTTGACTCTGGCTGCTTCTGAATTTTCACTGCATGTACAGGAAATATGGCCTGCTCCCAACAACTGTTGGACTGTGTATGTGTGCTAATCTGGACAGAGTCATTCAGATGTAGAGTGAACCACATTGCCAACGCATCAAGTCTGCCTTCCTTTGTTATGGTGAGAGATATTTCCTGGGTTAAGCCTTTGTTCAGCTTCATGAGctcctaggaaaaaaaaaaaaaaaaaaaaaaaaaaaataataacttcaTAAGATAAACAAAAGCCTAGGCCAAagaatatatgtatgtgtatctATGTGTTcttgaatatttatatttatttcattatataaatataaaacaaactatttagGGTTACTAGCATGAAAAGCAAAAGTACCAGGGAGGGTGAAagagctataataataatatggacTATTTCATTAGTCTTTTAGAGGTTGCTGaaaagttcatttaaaataaaatatcaaaaaccTAATACTTCTGAGACATCattattttatgaaataaaattctatattaacttttcacacctatgGAACATCAATAAGTAAAAGGCTGTTGTAAAAAttgcatagatctatatatatttataa contains:
- the LOC106069343 gene encoding protein arginine N-methyltransferase 9-like, with translation MAASSELNSRTDSDDDDGDSSTSSSRSSSSGGIETQISSWTYICKSFSDMLRSGDKINLDYVFKSAEQAVLNEEPVHALKLFAMGFKQICNENCDSHFTFRSRSTTDEMRQNEKPYEAYVSDFNLNLDDLIEMMCVAINQCAILITNENKTKNINGMKLNVKQCLELIINSCELLSLLKTRLICSAASLYFSLKDYQKGFQLATKAVQADSSSTLAQETYENMCCHLVERWHFAMLNDVSRNQAYQRALCEAIGKVTFNPVVCDVGSGTGLLSLIACEQGKCSQVYAIEKSSIMCMVAQDILKTNLSPELIQRVQIVNKMSTTMSVPDDMKQSADILVTETFDAGLFGEGILPTLCHAWSKLLQNTGSTKALVIPSKAELFIQAVECDYIRMENRFSGGVGDIEFQNIFLCSTTGMCDPDPYTTQDLKLLPGGFRVLSQPVKFMEVDFNNPKELMKLNKGLTQEISLTITKEGRLDALAMWFTLHLNDSVQISTHTQSNSCWEQAIFPVHAVKIQKQPESRGKKVSLNLKIDDIVHVIQCVKGGKLCMDVTSLSKHGEKMIQCYNITQPVPKFLSSVSDWFKHQVFCLSSGEIISLNNKDFYAAIIHQIKSSNKGEDVDFVHLNIGFSPLCLVALQSGYRHSLAIAHSLCHQVLLRALCRCNNIDMRRLSLVDDIDGFINLLELSDPGDATQPSETENWKDCQVSERKKVHVLCDVVDVQGRIVENLWDQLNVLKYCLSDYTIQQVIPYQVDIYGVLIESQDLICLSRILSDENTLGYNIGSFFNKFSTRNYQGILLSTLSHSKLTEPFKIFSVSLNKIFHVQNDTLQSKSCPVFSSTSQQTTASVNVNIAVSNSGDANLSQVNNNVSCNIVNVKSSQCKERAEPSSVLQNLESQSATGSNNYLCSHNHIIETSLPSNTSQCPQCSVLTSCTPDQVSPCQSKSLEKDQTTMAAENTFIPGPNNNKNDAFRFSHFNHSVDGATIEVDSLKMSNEIDTTLNKLSSSIPLPAPIVSQNNVCHSESSPNHKPNYDVDETLLLKDDQDKGEDETNEMNQIQRLQIPVIESGNITALIYWFDLHMSPTVSISTLSYPQHWQQAAVMVPHSPSVVKGEFLDIQFKLGNSALSLSFCTK